In Chitinophaga nivalis, a single genomic region encodes these proteins:
- a CDS encoding YceI family protein, which yields MKQTVPALVMLLTMAACGGASTDQAKTEEKKEAAATSGAAYAIDSATTTVEWRATHKGGFAPRFGVIKGAEGSLNVENGAVTGGSFTVNLNTLAVDPASITEPEKKAADLEGHLKSGDFFDVAKHPTAKFVITGVAPYDSTKQKSLLPGATNLISGNLTLKDSTLNITFPAQIVVGENDVTANAKFVIDRSSWGINYKTEGSPENWVISKDVEIGFSVKAAKK from the coding sequence ATGAAGCAAACAGTACCTGCACTTGTTATGCTGCTGACCATGGCGGCATGTGGTGGAGCCTCCACCGATCAGGCAAAGACCGAAGAAAAGAAAGAAGCAGCTGCCACCTCCGGTGCAGCCTATGCGATTGATAGCGCTACTACAACCGTTGAATGGCGTGCTACCCACAAAGGTGGTTTTGCACCGCGCTTTGGTGTCATCAAAGGCGCAGAAGGCAGCCTCAATGTAGAAAATGGTGCTGTTACCGGTGGTAGTTTCACTGTAAACCTGAACACACTGGCGGTAGATCCGGCTTCTATCACTGAACCGGAGAAAAAAGCAGCAGACCTGGAAGGACACCTGAAAAGCGGTGACTTCTTCGATGTAGCCAAGCATCCAACTGCTAAATTTGTTATTACCGGCGTAGCTCCTTACGACAGCACTAAACAGAAAAGCCTGCTGCCAGGTGCCACTAACCTGATCAGCGGTAACCTGACCCTGAAAGACAGCACCCTGAACATCACTTTCCCTGCACAAATCGTAGTAGGTGAAAACGATGTTACCGCTAATGCAAAATTTGTGATCGACAGATCTTCCTGGGGTATCAACTACAAAACAGAAGGTAGTCCGGAAAACTGGGTAATCAGCAAAGATGTTGAAATCGGTTTTAGCGTGAAAGCAGCGAAGAAATAA
- a CDS encoding S41 family peptidase, which translates to MIRFMQDIPFLWTRKFVYVLMLLILFFTACKKEDQPGPPAPAEGTRLQLSLDSLYLYAKETYLWYEALPDYHQFNPRSYAGSGSDLSDLRRELNALTALAINPQTQKPYEYRSGDDRPLYSYLAAGNIITGRRAAVDMEGTGNDMGLGLSLLTENSVYVSYVEAGSPAAEAGIKRGMRVTAIDGVQVPLNNNIIQELLAGTALGIHLQKQSGESFHVTLHPKVYHAAPVFKSAILAAGGRKVGYVALARFSALLRAKTSIEAVFNQFANEGVNSLIVDLRYNNGGYVETAEYVANLMAPPAIHGAVMYEEHYNTLLQQGKAPILQSIPYLDNNHQPVYINGRKATYADVDFSVARNTYRFAKKGSFPGSRSIVFIVSGITASASELLINSFKPYADVKLVGSKTYGKPVGYFGIGIDVFTVHLSQFRILNAEKKGDYYEGMPVDFPGADDVTKDFGDPEESCLAKALSYINGAALRSAAVVLSPLENTSWKQGQRTERWAISGMAENRLKLR; encoded by the coding sequence ATGATCCGGTTTATGCAAGACATCCCGTTTTTATGGACAAGAAAGTTCGTTTATGTATTGATGCTGCTGATCCTCTTTTTTACCGCGTGTAAAAAAGAGGATCAGCCAGGTCCACCGGCACCTGCGGAAGGTACACGTCTGCAGTTAAGCCTGGATTCTCTTTATCTGTATGCTAAAGAAACCTATCTGTGGTACGAGGCACTACCGGATTACCATCAGTTCAATCCACGTAGCTATGCCGGCTCTGGTTCAGACCTGTCGGATCTTCGCAGGGAGTTGAATGCGCTGACGGCACTGGCGATAAATCCGCAAACCCAAAAACCTTACGAATACCGGTCAGGTGATGACCGCCCCTTGTATTCCTATCTGGCGGCAGGTAATATTATCACAGGCCGCCGGGCCGCCGTAGATATGGAAGGAACAGGTAATGATATGGGATTGGGCTTATCCCTGCTGACGGAAAATTCGGTATACGTTAGCTATGTGGAAGCCGGTTCCCCGGCAGCGGAAGCAGGCATTAAAAGAGGGATGCGCGTAACTGCTATAGATGGCGTACAGGTGCCTTTAAACAACAATATTATACAAGAGTTACTCGCCGGTACTGCGCTGGGTATTCATTTACAAAAACAGTCGGGCGAAAGCTTTCATGTAACCCTGCACCCCAAAGTATATCATGCTGCACCGGTATTCAAATCTGCGATCCTGGCAGCGGGTGGCAGGAAAGTGGGCTATGTGGCATTGGCGAGATTTAGTGCGCTGCTCCGTGCGAAAACCAGTATAGAAGCTGTATTTAATCAGTTTGCCAACGAAGGCGTCAACAGCCTGATTGTTGATCTCCGGTACAACAATGGCGGCTACGTAGAAACTGCAGAATATGTTGCCAATCTCATGGCGCCGCCGGCCATCCATGGTGCGGTGATGTATGAAGAGCATTACAATACCCTGTTGCAGCAAGGAAAGGCGCCTATCCTGCAAAGCATTCCTTATCTCGATAATAATCACCAACCGGTATATATCAATGGCAGAAAAGCAACGTATGCAGATGTTGATTTTTCTGTAGCCAGGAATACGTACCGGTTTGCCAAAAAAGGATCCTTTCCGGGCAGCCGCAGTATTGTATTTATTGTGAGTGGTATCACCGCTTCTGCCAGTGAGCTGTTAATAAATAGTTTTAAGCCGTATGCAGATGTAAAGCTGGTAGGTAGTAAAACCTACGGAAAACCTGTGGGTTATTTTGGGATCGGTATAGATGTATTTACCGTGCATCTGTCGCAGTTCCGGATCTTAAATGCAGAGAAGAAAGGAGATTACTATGAAGGGATGCCGGTTGATTTTCCGGGTGCAGATGACGTCACCAAAGATTTTGGAGATCCGGAGGAAAGCTGCCTCGCTAAAGCGTTGTCGTATATCAATGGCGCCGCTTTACGCAGTGCCGCTGTAGTGTTGTCTCCGCTGGAAAATACAAGCTGGAAGCAGGGGCAGCGCACCGAAAGATGGGCTATCTCCGGTATGGCAGAAAACAGGTTAAAACTACGTTGA
- a CDS encoding HmuY family protein — translation MNLRYLTFFGLVALVAGTACNKQNDLDSAKLSLNNRTAAYTPVTEPITTRTIGPANLSNIVPGATPDLDNSQAWFDFTSSANAKASKKDAWTLGFWDGTGLSRVILNYSVKTQAVHLAGRTTITGSVGSTAQLTAAYDSINGGFANMGAISTFDLHRDGQFVIGTPTTTNKVYLMKVPPVQVHPDTSAAPVTVEYFLVEVNATATGYGVRYRPITPPSSGGWVFPGSAISAVGVTKNNTHQYQFVKLGAGLVPVVQPAIADWNLGLSSVTLRRYISGGTDSYAFPLKGVVLNNNTGVQVYRVQTTASTAGSPGPFDPNFSGSGSSDPALNVANSIESQFLSFNAANIDDAKFSLASQEEIGQYWRNLDMGNYRIFVDRFYVIKLANGNVYKLKFDNLTTSSTSNPVNNGIKYRYTRIASL, via the coding sequence ATGAACCTTAGATATCTTACCTTTTTTGGACTGGTAGCACTGGTCGCGGGCACCGCATGTAATAAACAAAATGACCTGGACTCCGCTAAACTGAGCCTTAACAACCGCACGGCTGCCTATACGCCGGTAACAGAACCTATTACTACCCGTACTATCGGCCCTGCCAACCTATCCAATATCGTTCCGGGTGCAACCCCTGACCTGGATAACTCTCAGGCCTGGTTTGATTTCACCTCATCCGCCAATGCCAAAGCCTCTAAGAAAGATGCCTGGACCCTCGGTTTTTGGGACGGCACAGGTCTTAGCCGGGTTATCCTCAATTACTCCGTAAAAACACAGGCCGTTCACCTGGCCGGCAGAACTACCATTACTGGCAGTGTAGGTAGCACGGCACAGCTGACAGCTGCTTACGATTCTATCAACGGCGGATTCGCTAATATGGGCGCTATCTCTACGTTTGATTTGCACCGCGATGGACAATTTGTAATCGGCACACCGACGACGACGAATAAAGTGTATTTAATGAAGGTGCCGCCTGTGCAGGTACATCCGGATACCAGTGCAGCTCCTGTAACCGTGGAGTATTTCCTGGTAGAAGTGAATGCAACGGCTACCGGCTATGGTGTGCGTTACCGTCCTATCACACCACCCAGCAGTGGTGGTTGGGTTTTCCCCGGCAGCGCCATCTCTGCTGTAGGTGTAACCAAAAACAATACACACCAGTATCAGTTTGTTAAGTTAGGCGCTGGTCTCGTACCGGTTGTACAACCGGCTATAGCCGATTGGAACCTGGGTTTAAGTTCTGTTACCCTCAGACGTTACATCAGTGGTGGTACAGATTCCTATGCATTCCCGCTGAAAGGAGTGGTATTGAACAATAACACCGGTGTACAGGTATATCGCGTACAAACAACTGCGAGCACTGCTGGTTCTCCTGGTCCTTTTGATCCGAACTTCTCCGGTTCAGGCAGCAGTGACCCTGCATTGAACGTGGCTAATTCCATCGAGAGTCAGTTCCTGTCATTTAATGCAGCCAATATTGATGATGCTAAATTTAGTCTGGCCAGCCAGGAGGAAATCGGTCAATACTGGAGAAACCTCGACATGGGTAACTACCGGATTTTTGTGGACAGATTTTATGTAATTAAACTGGCTAACGGTAACGTGTACAAACTGAAATTCGATAACCTGACTACCAGCAGCACCAGCAACCCTGTTAACAACGGTATCAAATACAGATATACAAGGATTGCCAGTCTCTGA
- a CDS encoding DUF6607 family protein, with protein sequence MLKSAIITATAMLFAGSIMAQKKQDEEAIKKLCGCFAVTFNYAETFTHDTVHKKYAHPMDNFAVTEYAYPIATSKNKYVIQHLLVIPDDKGTVIKHWREDWEYEQTERWQYTNAKEWRKVRVPLADVKGEWTQSVWEVSDAPRYVGSSAWVQANKQTFWLNTTDAPLPRREYTTRKDYNILNRTNRITVAADGYLHEQDNKKIIRKSGTADSLLAEEKGYNKYVRLPDSDCAKARAFWTNAIAEYWQEVRQVWSDKMKVTDKVTLQNRIDGKYLFEKLDELQDKPFTGTERKAAITKVITQYLQEKPEEPEDSHKQGSH encoded by the coding sequence ATGTTGAAATCAGCAATCATCACCGCTACCGCTATGCTCTTTGCGGGTAGCATAATGGCACAAAAGAAACAGGATGAGGAAGCGATCAAAAAACTTTGCGGCTGCTTTGCTGTTACGTTTAACTATGCGGAAACATTCACCCATGACACGGTACACAAGAAGTATGCACATCCGATGGATAACTTTGCTGTTACAGAGTATGCCTATCCCATAGCAACATCCAAAAATAAATATGTCATCCAGCATTTGCTGGTAATCCCTGATGACAAAGGCACAGTAATTAAGCACTGGCGGGAAGACTGGGAGTATGAGCAAACAGAAAGATGGCAATATACCAATGCCAAAGAATGGAGAAAGGTACGTGTTCCACTGGCGGATGTAAAAGGTGAATGGACGCAGTCTGTATGGGAAGTGAGCGATGCACCGCGATATGTGGGCTCTTCTGCCTGGGTACAGGCCAATAAACAGACTTTCTGGCTGAATACCACAGATGCACCATTGCCACGTCGGGAATATACCACGAGGAAAGACTATAATATACTGAACCGTACCAATAGGATTACGGTTGCTGCCGATGGGTATCTGCATGAGCAGGATAACAAAAAGATTATCCGTAAAAGCGGTACCGCAGATAGTTTACTGGCAGAAGAAAAAGGCTACAACAAATATGTACGGCTGCCAGACAGCGACTGTGCCAAAGCCCGGGCCTTCTGGACAAACGCCATCGCGGAATACTGGCAGGAAGTACGACAGGTATGGTCAGATAAAATGAAGGTAACAGACAAGGTAACGCTGCAAAACAGGATAGATGGTAAGTACCTTTTTGAAAAGCTGGATGAACTGCAAGACAAACCTTTCACCGGTACGGAGAGAAAAGCAGCCATCACAAAAGTGATTACGCAATATCTGCAGGAAAAACCGGAAGAACCGGAAGATAGTCATAAGCAAGGATCCCATTGA
- a CDS encoding TonB-dependent receptor plug domain-containing protein, which produces MRISIITAAGILCGWLLSGYAQAQESRRPAMAFTDTAFAGVKVIDKAYIHKMGAVSLTDVLRYELNIETEQYPADGGARTRVFDLDSRYFKILVNGIPIGGADMFGGRVDISSIPLANVDSILITQAPLGVAYGSGTLTGIANIITHKGGDAEKTTLRAFLQEESVGDEYNLRFGHGARGRHVQGLSVNHQLSRQLSVGVSGVRNRFNGHRGAFNGDDYTSGPSYQRGYEWSPYTAWNAAAYLAFQSKTWSAYYTCSHFNTDLTFYGHGVEQEFAGNEPLPLYAATDNRYVNRRTNHHINLRGSWWKGAAFNIDLSLQEGSTKRGIGKVNTENNKSLEDVTLTTLYATKTFYARAGLEKALTDNIKWQAGLEMDRTNGFIAVAPGTYLSREIDRSVFSIAGFTFFQWQVFRRFAWQPGFRLAGNGLSKAYPTVSLSMNYDLNPKSNLQLTLEQVRRFPNHRELFTYLENEFNLLEGNEALKPETGNAVLLTWQYRYRHTGNTRVQIAVQSGFRELKDRIIIVAMPYRIPTQEVFQYANLNKQYSWLNKVTLTASSTHLQVVTGIFLTGLKGNDYAHASQYDKYLFHTQATAAVTYTFSNGYWLHANYRFTGRQPVYSFERELPAPALIRVHNRAPAFHMLDINAGQSFFNNQLEASIGVRNLLGVKEINFHPTDGQEHYRGDLRTLYAGYGRSAYLRLGYRIGK; this is translated from the coding sequence ATGCGAATCAGCATTATTACAGCAGCGGGTATACTGTGCGGGTGGCTCTTGTCCGGATATGCACAGGCGCAGGAATCCCGGCGTCCTGCTATGGCTTTTACAGATACTGCTTTTGCCGGCGTGAAGGTGATTGATAAGGCGTATATACATAAGATGGGCGCCGTTAGTCTGACCGATGTGCTCCGGTATGAACTAAATATAGAAACGGAACAGTACCCGGCTGATGGTGGTGCGCGTACCCGGGTATTTGATCTGGACAGCCGGTATTTTAAAATACTGGTCAACGGTATTCCCATAGGAGGCGCTGATATGTTTGGCGGCCGTGTAGATATCAGCAGTATTCCCCTGGCCAATGTGGATTCCATCCTGATCACGCAGGCGCCGTTAGGCGTGGCCTATGGCAGTGGTACCCTGACAGGTATTGCCAATATCATTACCCATAAAGGGGGAGACGCGGAAAAAACGACGTTACGTGCTTTTCTACAGGAAGAAAGTGTGGGAGATGAATATAACCTGCGCTTCGGTCATGGCGCCAGGGGGCGGCATGTACAAGGTTTATCCGTCAATCATCAGTTATCGAGGCAGCTATCTGTTGGTGTTAGTGGGGTGAGAAATCGTTTTAATGGGCATAGAGGCGCCTTTAACGGTGATGACTATACTTCGGGTCCATCTTATCAAAGAGGCTATGAATGGTCGCCTTATACCGCCTGGAATGCAGCCGCCTATCTGGCGTTCCAAAGCAAAACCTGGTCTGCTTATTATACCTGCAGCCATTTTAATACAGACCTGACCTTCTATGGCCATGGTGTAGAACAGGAGTTTGCCGGTAATGAGCCCTTACCGCTATACGCGGCTACCGATAATCGTTATGTCAACCGCCGGACCAATCATCATATCAACCTCCGGGGGAGTTGGTGGAAGGGAGCTGCATTTAATATAGATCTGTCTTTGCAGGAAGGCAGTACCAAAAGAGGGATCGGTAAGGTCAATACGGAAAATAATAAGTCGCTGGAAGACGTCACACTAACCACCCTCTATGCAACTAAAACATTTTATGCCAGGGCAGGACTGGAAAAAGCACTGACCGATAATATAAAGTGGCAGGCGGGGCTGGAGATGGATCGAACCAACGGATTTATTGCAGTGGCTCCCGGGACTTATCTCAGCCGCGAAATAGATCGCAGTGTGTTTTCCATCGCCGGATTCACCTTTTTTCAATGGCAGGTATTTCGTCGGTTTGCATGGCAGCCAGGGTTTAGATTAGCCGGTAATGGACTGTCTAAAGCTTATCCCACTGTATCACTATCGATGAATTATGACCTGAACCCGAAAAGCAACCTGCAATTGACACTGGAACAGGTACGCCGCTTTCCTAATCACAGGGAGTTATTTACTTATCTGGAAAATGAGTTTAACCTGCTGGAAGGGAATGAAGCCCTGAAACCGGAAACAGGAAATGCCGTGTTGCTGACCTGGCAATACCGCTACCGGCATACCGGTAATACCCGTGTGCAAATAGCCGTGCAGTCCGGCTTCCGGGAACTGAAAGACCGTATCATCATCGTGGCCATGCCATACCGGATACCTACACAGGAGGTGTTTCAATATGCCAACTTAAATAAACAATATTCCTGGTTGAATAAAGTAACACTAACAGCCAGTAGTACACACCTGCAGGTAGTAACAGGGATTTTCCTCACCGGTCTGAAAGGAAACGATTATGCCCATGCCAGCCAGTATGATAAATATCTTTTTCATACACAGGCGACAGCAGCGGTTACCTATACTTTCTCCAACGGATACTGGCTACACGCCAACTATCGTTTTACCGGCCGGCAGCCCGTCTATTCTTTTGAACGGGAGTTGCCTGCACCGGCCCTGATCAGGGTACATAACCGGGCCCCCGCTTTTCATATGCTCGATATAAATGCAGGCCAATCCTTTTTCAATAATCAGCTGGAGGCCAGCATCGGCGTCCGGAATCTACTGGGGGTAAAGGAAATCAACTTTCACCCAACAGATGGCCAGGAACATTATCGGGGAGATCTGAGAACCTTATATGCCGGTTATGGGCGAAGTGCTTACCTCCGATTGGGATATCGTATCGGAAAATAA
- a CDS encoding DUF493 domain-containing protein, with the protein MSIGENANAGLNGDPYENLRSLLQQSIVFPTDYTFKFIIKAAEEGKIADLKSLFTGTGARITETGSSGGKYKSFTVVAPVRDEEEVISYYKEVSKIDAVIML; encoded by the coding sequence ATGTCAATAGGTGAAAATGCCAATGCCGGCTTAAACGGGGATCCGTATGAGAATCTTCGTTCATTATTACAGCAGTCGATTGTGTTCCCGACAGATTATACTTTTAAGTTCATTATAAAAGCAGCGGAAGAAGGTAAGATAGCGGACCTGAAATCATTGTTTACAGGCACCGGGGCCCGCATTACAGAAACCGGTTCCTCCGGTGGAAAGTACAAGTCTTTCACCGTGGTGGCACCTGTCCGCGATGAGGAAGAAGTGATCTCCTACTACAAGGAGGTATCAAAGATTGATGCCGTTATTATGTTATAG
- a CDS encoding DUF4397 domain-containing protein, with protein MKYRSFLCSFVLVLFLVLSSCSKSNNNSDPGSAQLMVANLIVGTTGIDVTVNGKKLNDAAVTFTNSSGYKSTTAGRGTITIYQANTSNVVLSKEVDFVNGKNYSLLLYDVYTNTKSAFVEDDIITGTPGKSYIRFFNLVSSSTPVKAGTVTVAGFTPIFVNRSYETEATAQANDGYTAISAGTYGLFSVQSSTRNYAKADITFEEGKVYTVVYYTYLTGPPLADALQIYINK; from the coding sequence ATGAAATATCGCAGCTTTCTTTGTTCATTTGTACTGGTACTTTTTCTGGTGTTGTCCTCCTGCAGCAAAAGCAATAATAACAGCGATCCCGGGAGCGCGCAACTCATGGTCGCCAATTTAATTGTAGGCACCACAGGTATAGACGTTACCGTCAACGGTAAAAAATTAAACGATGCCGCCGTCACTTTCACCAATAGTTCCGGCTATAAATCTACCACAGCCGGCCGCGGTACTATCACTATTTATCAGGCCAACACCAGTAATGTGGTTTTAAGTAAAGAGGTAGATTTTGTCAATGGAAAAAATTACAGCCTTTTGTTGTATGATGTTTACACCAATACAAAATCTGCGTTTGTAGAAGATGATATAATAACTGGTACGCCAGGAAAATCGTATATCCGCTTTTTTAATCTCGTGAGCAGCTCTACACCCGTAAAAGCTGGCACAGTGACCGTAGCAGGTTTTACGCCCATCTTTGTGAACCGTAGCTATGAAACGGAAGCTACTGCCCAGGCCAATGATGGTTATACCGCCATCAGTGCAGGTACCTACGGTCTGTTTAGCGTGCAGAGTTCCACCAGAAACTATGCAAAGGCTGATATTACTTTTGAAGAAGGAAAAGTTTACACCGTGGTGTATTATACTTATCTCACCGGTCCACCCCTCGCCGATGCTTTGCAGATATACATTAACAAGTAG